The following proteins come from a genomic window of Rutidosis leptorrhynchoides isolate AG116_Rl617_1_P2 chromosome 10, CSIRO_AGI_Rlap_v1, whole genome shotgun sequence:
- the LOC139870907 gene encoding F-box/kelch-repeat protein At3g06240-like: MKFQIEDVTVNFPYDQQRVKRRRTLSSEIPHEILWSEILPQLPAKSVLRFKSVSKQWYSLLTSQMFKNTHFNHITNNDRQNPNRILLLSSSSCEFRTIDCESPELSVTRNPRPLPFTPPRPKKVVILASCHGLVCAGVLTNSDSDYFSDLILWNPLTSEFKTLSKTNYNKECYADDSCQRFGLYYSSFDNDYKLISITKNFDVYGYSLKNDSWQNMVDSTNSLKKILFDTKTERFTEIRVPYIFNKLDDWGRATSYFLTVQRGKLHYYLQYDTSSTHTFLKGWSLNEDGKSWSCVETYMLSGLINNSIRPLYLMRNKDWVMKGFTGTECCVYRVSLNGDEKTNTTRDGDGTCTTSTQVNWNNVTDDITHEVRYMAQEVRYIETFVSPNQYV; encoded by the exons ATGAAGTTCCAAATCGAAGATGTAACAGTTAATTTCCCCTACGATCAACAACGTGTTAAAAGGAGGAGGACATTATCATCAGAGATCCCACACGAGATACTTTGGTCGGAGATACTACCACAACTTCCGGCCAAAAGCGTACTCCGTTTCAAAAGTGTTTCTAAACAATGGTACTCGTTGCTAACATCACAAATGTTCAAAAACACACACTTTAATCACATAACCAACAACGATCGTCAAAACCCTAACAGAATTCTTCTACTGTCTTCATCATCATGCGAGTTCCGTACCATAGACTGCGAATCACCCGAACTTTCTGTAACTCGTAACCCTCGTCCGTTACCGTTCACACCACCACGTCCTAAAAAAGTTGTGATATTAGCGTCCTGTCATGGACTGGTTTGCGCAGGCGTGTTAACAAACAGTGACAGTGATTATTTTTCCGATTTGATATTGTGGAATCCGTTAACGAGTGAGTTCAAGACATTGTCGAAAACCAATTACAACAAGGAGTGTTACGCTGACGACAGCTGCCAACGATTCGGGTTGTATTATAGCTCGTTTGATAACGACTACAAGCTTATATCTATAACAAAAAACTTTGATGTATACGGCTACTCGTTGAAAAACGACTCATGGCAAAACATGGTTGATTCAACAAACAGTCTTAAGAAGATACT GTTCGACACCAAGACGGAAAGGTTCACCGAGATACGAGTTCCTTATATTTTCAACAAGTTGGATGATTGGGGGCGTGCAACTAGTTACTTTCTCACGGTACAAAGAGGAAAACTTCATTATTATTTGCAGTATGACACTAGTTCGACACATACGTTTCTGAAAGGGTGGAGTTTGAATGAAGACGGTAAAAGTTGGTCATGTGTAGAAACTTATATGCTGTCGGGTCTTATAAACAACAGTATACGGCCGCTGTACTTGATGAGGAACAAAGATTGGGTGATGAAGGGTTTTACTGGTACAGAATGTTGTGTTTATAGAGTAAGTCTTAATGGTGATGAGAAAACAAATACTACAAGAGACGGTGATGGTACGTGCACAACGTCTACACAAGTTAACTGGAACAACGTCACGGATGATATCACCCATGAAGTGAGATACATGGCCCAAGAAGTGAGATACATAGAGACGTTTGTGTCACCCAATCAATATGTGTAA